One region of Kazachstania africana CBS 2517 chromosome 3, complete genome genomic DNA includes:
- the KAP104 gene encoding Kap104p (similar to Saccharomyces cerevisiae KAP104 (YBR017C); ancestral locus Anc_3.181): protein MSTQSWSADPQSVMELVGLLKSSISPNQSERMTSMESLKTFELQPEFLNYLCYILIEGETDQNLTSNFSANELSTYRASAGMLLKNTLLNQQSLLKHNIEYVKNNIVHGLYNSTNALVANVTGIVITTLFSAHYRQHRNDPTGYQMLLQLLELASNGNVGAIKALSKIVEDNGQFFQVDWTGMNGEQIKPIETLIESFLRFIKASNENSIIRSESLKCMNFIIALQNQFFVVKLDEFLAILFGLAENDHHDDVRIQICVSFTQLLQVRPDKLIDYLDGIVNFCLHIIGTVDDEKVAIEACEFLFEFVNNTLVPKHILQPYVPQLVPVLLAKMVYDNDTIMVLESHNEDDAYLEDKDEDIKPMAPRIVKRKDVANADASTGANNEDDEDDEDEDDGEIDSVWTLRKCSAATLDSLTTALPRDVIEIAFPFLREHLTSEKWYVREATILALGAMSEGGMKYFNDQLPALIPFLVEQIKDPWAPIRKIVCWTLSRFSPWVLKDHTEFMIPVLEPVVNTLVDKKKDVQEAAISSTAVFIENCDPELIETLLYNDLLASFDKCFQLYKKKNLIILYDAVGRFAEKVLLDDNGMQVILPHLINKWTSLPDNDKELWPLLECLSCVASSLGEKFLPMAPDVFSRAYRILCHCVELERKAHQDPTIMVPEKDFTITSIDLIDGLVQGLEAQSQALLFPNNDNSILRIMLECLQDPVHEVRQSTFALLGDIVTFHSPQVLSGYLQQFLKFIGTEIIHNDDPDGVSSMINAIWCLGLISERIDLSEYVIDMSRILLDLFTTTLQDVDISVMENIAITIGRMSITHPEVFTSGQFAADNVWSRWCDSVANVESLEEKSSAYMGFLKILNLMGEQAQISSNTMVKIIDGLSNNVEAQAFAEEVLDFLMKHSAQIQSLNLSQTQIAFLQQFSN from the coding sequence ATGTCGACTCAATCATGGTCAGCAGATCCTCAGTCAGTTATGGAGCTGGTGGGATTGCTCAAAAGCTCTATTTCTCCAAACCAAAGCGAAAGAATGACTTCAATGGAGTCActaaaaacttttgaattACAACCTGAATTTCTAAACTACTTGTGTTATATTCTAATTGAAGGAGAAACTGATCAAAATCTAACATCCAACTTTTCGGCCAATGAGTTAAGTACATACCGTGCAAGTGCTGGTatgcttttgaaaaatacgTTGTTAAATCAACAATCTTTATTGAAACacaatattgaatatgtCAAGAACAATATTGTCCACGGCCTGTACAATTCCACAAATGCCCTTGTGGCAAATGTTACAGGTATTGTTATAACAACGCTTTTCTCCGCCCATTATAGGCAACATAGAAATGATCCAACCGGGTATCAAATGTTACTTCAATTACTGGAATTGGCCTCCAATGGTAATGTTGGCGCTATCAAGGCACTCAGCAAAATCGTGGAAGATAACGGACAATTTTTCCAAGTTGATTGGACTGGGATGAATGGAGAACAAATCAAGCCAATTGAAACTTTAATAGAAAGTTTCTTGAGATTTATCAAAGCCTCCAACGAAAATTCTATCATTAGAAGCGAATCTCTCAAGTGCATGAATTTCATAATAGCAttacaaaatcaatttttcgTCGTAAAATTGGATGAATTCCTTGCAATTTTATTTGGTTTGGCCGAAAATGATCATCATGACGATGTACGAATTCAAATATGTGTTTCTTTCACTCAATTGCTTCAAGTAAGACCTGATAAGCTGATTGATTATTTAGATGGTATAGTAAACTTTTGTTTGCATATCATTGGAACGgtagatgatgaaaaagtCGCAATTGAAGCTTgtgaatttttatttgaattcgTTAATAATACACTTGTTCCAAAGCATATTTTACAACCATATGTTCCTCAACTTGTGCCTGTTTTGTTGGCTAAGATGGTGTACGATAATGACACTATTATGGTTCTAGAATCTCATAATGAAGACGATGCTTACCTAGAAGATAAGGACGAAGATATCAAGCCAATGGCGCCACGCATTGTCAAAAGAAAGGATGTTGCAAATGCAGATGCATCCACTGGTGCCAATAATGAagacgatgaagatgatgaagatgaagatgatggAGAAATTGATTCAGTATGGACATTAAGAAAATGTTCAGCAGCTACATTAGATTCATTGACTACTGCTTTACCTCGGGATGTAATAGAGATTGcatttccatttttgaGGGAGCATTTAACCTCAGAAAAATGGTACGTAAGGGAAGCAACTATCTTGGCTTTAGGTGCTATGTCAGAGGGTGGtatgaaatattttaacGATCAGTTGCCAGCATTAATTCCTTTCCTCGTTGAACAAATAAAGGATCCTTGGGCACCTATTAGAAAGATAGTTTGTTGGACATTATCAAGATTTTCACCTTGGGTGTTGAAAGATCATACCGAATTTATGATTCCTGTCCTGGAACCAGTTGTGAACACATTAGTCGATAAGAAGAAGGACGTTCAGGAGGCAGCAATAAGTAGTACTGCagtttttattgaaaactgTGATCCTGAGTTAATCGAAACACTTTTATACAACGACCTATTAGCAAGTTTCGACAAATGTTTCCAATTgtacaagaaaaaaaatttaattattCTATATGACGCAGTTGGTAGGTTTGCAGAGAAAGTTTTGTTGGACGACAACGGTATGCAAGTTATATTGCCTCATTTAATTAATAAATGGACGTCGTTAcctgataatgataaagagTTATGGCCCTTATTGGAATGTTTATCATGTGTGGCATCTTCTTTaggagaaaaatttctacCTATGGCACCAGATGTCTTTAGTAGAGCCTATAGGATATTATGTCACTGCGTTGAATTGGAAAGAAAAGCACACCAAGACCCAACTATTATGGTCCCAGAAAAGGACTTTACTATTActtcaattgatttgattgatgGTTTAGTTCAAGGTCTTGAAGCACAATCACAGGCTCTCCTGTTCCCAAATAACGATAATTCCATTTTAAGGATAATGCTTGAGTGTTTACAGGACCCTGTACATGAAGTGAGACAAAGTACCTTTGCATTACTGGGTGATATTGTTACATTTCACAGTCCACAGGTACTAAGTGGATACTTGCAACAATTCCTCAAATTTATCGGAACTGAAATAATACACAATGATGATCCAGACGGCGTTTCATCGATGATAAATGCAATTTGGTGCCTAGGTTTAATCAGTGAAAGAATTGATCTAAGCGAATATGTCATCGATATGTCACGAATCCTACTGGACCTTTTCACTACGACATTACAAGATGTAGACATTTCTGTCATGGAAAATATTGCCATTACAATCGGCCGTATGAGCATAACACATCCTGAGGTTTTCACATCAGGGCAATTTGCAGCAGATAATGTATGGTCTAGGTGGTGTGATTCTGTAGCCAATGTAGA